TATGCTCATCGCCAATCGCACGGTGGCGGAATCTGTCGGGAAACGTTCGGACAGTCGAGGGGCGAAAAAAACGTTCGTCTACCGCATTCATGAGCAACCCGACGCAGAAAAAATGGAGACGTTCGCCACGTTTGTCCGACGGTTTGGATATAAACTGAAGACGGACGGCAGTAAAAACGAAATCACCCGCAGTATCAATCGCCTGTTAGACGATGCGAAGGGTCGGCCGGAGGAAAATCTGATCGAAACATTGGCCGTACGATCCATGCAGAAGGCCCGCTACTCGACGGAAAACATCGGGCACTATGGCTTGGCCTTTGCCTACTATTCGCATTTCACCTCGCCCATCCGCCGCTATCCCGATATGATGGCGCACAGGCTCTTGGTGCGTTACGCGAACGGCGGTCGGAGCGTTCCTAAGGACGCGTGCGAAGAAGAGTGCGATCATTGCTCGCAAATGGAACAGTTGGCGGCTAACGCGGAACGTGCTTCGATCAAATACAAGCAGGTGGAGTTTATGAGCGACAAAATCGGGCAAGTTTTTGATGGCGTGATATCTGGCGTCACCGAATGGGGACTGTATGTGGAGTTGAACGACAATAAATGCGAAGGTCTCGTGCCCATGCGAGACTTGGACGATGATTTTTACGACTTTGATGAAGCCAATTATGCCTTGGTCGGTCGTCGTCGACACCGTACTTATCGTTTAGGAGACCCGATCACAATCACAGTAGAGCATGCCAACCTGGAACGTAAGCAGCTCGATTTCCGGCTGGCGTAACCGCCAGAAAAAACAGGTTCCGCCAACCTACGCGGAACATTTTTCGATACGTACCGAATAAATACGTGATTCCCCGAATCATTCTGAGATACATACGGGGGATATGCACTTCTGCATAACAAAAAACCAAGCCCCGATTCCTTGCTTGCGAAGGGACCGGGGCTTTTTATTGAGGTAAAAACGTGTCCTGCGGATCTGCATAGATCCTTATTTGTAACAGATAAGCCCTGTGCACATTGGCAGAGCCTGAGCACAGGGTTTATTTTATTCACTTACAAAGTGAAGCTGCTGATCTAGAATGAAGGGGCATATATTTGCAGATGAAATGAATGCGAAAAAATCATGGACACCATAGAATTAAAAGAGACGACCTCTATCCGTATCAATAAATCCTTATTGGAGAGAATGAGAGCCAAGGCTAAGGCTGGCAATCGCACGTTTAGCAATCTTGTTGAGGCTCTCCTGTATGAATTTGATGATGCAGAGGATGACAGCTTGATGACCGAAAAAGAATATTTCGATCGGATAGATGCCGCGAAGAAAAGTATTGAGGAGGGACGGTTTGTGGAAGTTCGCAACAAAGAAGAACTTCATCAATACTTAGACAGTTTGTGATGTACAGACTTCAAATTTCAGAAGAAGCCGATCATGACTTATCACGGCTGAAAAAGAGTGAGCCACAAGCGTTCAAAAAGGCTTTGCAACTGTTGGATGAGCTTGTAGAACATCCCCAAACAGGAACGGGGCATCCAGAACTCTTAAAAAGAGATAGACCCGGACAATGGTCTCGTAGAATAAACAAGAAGCATAGGCTTGTTTACGAGATACGAGAAGAAATAGTGCTTGTTCTTGTCCTTCAAGCATATGGGCACTATGATGATAAATGAAAGGTATCCTATAGATCCAGCCTTCCCCATAAAAACAAACGGTCAAAAACGTTCCCCGCTGACTCTTTTCGGAAAAAACCAAGCCCCGATTCCTTGCTTGCGAAGGGACCGGGGCTTTTCTATGATCAAAAAACGGCTGATGCTTATTTGCCGAAGATGTGTATGAAGGAGAGATTGCCTACTGTGCTCAGTGAGAGGCCTGCCTTGCCCGTAGCCGGGTTATAGGTAAAGAGGCCCGCCTGTTTTTCGCCGAAGGCACCGAGGAGTACCAAATTGCCTTGGGTCTCAATCGCTGTACTATGGCCATCCGTCATGGGGACTCCCTCAATTCTTTTGATTGTTTTGGCCTTGAGATCCATGATTACGGCCATTGCGCTCTTAGACGTGTATGGATTCGTTCCGTTCAGCTCCAGAATGGCCACGAAAGCCACCACTTTACCATTGCCCAGGTATTTACAGTTCAGGATCGCGGATGATTTGTATTGCGAGCCTTCAATCGTTACGCCAGAAATCTCCCACGTACGCGACGCGTCAAATTCATCCTTGCCAGCAGGGATGCAGACAAACCCATTCTCCCGATATTTCGGGTTATAACCGAAGTATCCAGCGCACGCGATATAAATATCGCCCTGTTCGTCGGTAAAGATCATGTCTTTATACAACGGTCTGGTCGGAAAGGCGATCTTTTTGCTGTTCTCGGTGATCACTTTCAGCACTTTGTCGGTCTTCGGGTCGATCACAGCCACTTCCACCTGCCTACGCTCTTCATACGGCATGTAATTACTGCCGATTTGGTCCAGAGTGAGGAAATACCGATCGCCACGAAGGATGCCCAGACTGGGCTCGGGGCTTGCATCTTTGTACGCATACTGCTTCAGGTCGATCTCGCCTGTTTTCTGTAGCGTGGTCGGATTCATCACCCAAACGTTACCCAAGGAATAGTTCG
The sequence above is drawn from the Tannerella serpentiformis genome and encodes:
- a CDS encoding Txe/YoeB family addiction module toxin; protein product: MYRLQISEEADHDLSRLKKSEPQAFKKALQLLDELVEHPQTGTGHPELLKRDRPGQWSRRINKKHRLVYEIREEIVLVLVLQAYGHYDDK
- a CDS encoding YncE family protein, with protein sequence MNKKMMWAACLVALVMTTGCGKDTPPEPKPQPGPDTTKTVTPDPEPAPQIGEKIVLNSGQMCLIETTVKNPDGMSGSSYLQLTNNPNGSIDNSKGIQIAFAGMISVIDNYIFVLPTGMGKDAEFKVRRYTYDPKTQTMGNLKTIDVPAGATPYNVQKVSADKMYMPNYSLGNVWVMNPTTLQKTGEIDLKQYAYKDASPEPSLGILRGDRYFLTLDQIGSNYMPYEERRQVEVAVIDPKTDKVLKVITENSKKIAFPTRPLYKDMIFTDEQGDIYIACAGYFGYNPKYRENGFVCIPAGKDEFDASRTWEISGVTIEGSQYKSSAILNCKYLGNGKVVAFVAILELNGTNPYTSKSAMAVIMDLKAKTIKRIEGVPMTDGHSTAIETQGNLVLLGAFGEKQAGLFTYNPATGKAGLSLSTVGNLSFIHIFGK